A genomic stretch from Blastocatellia bacterium includes:
- a CDS encoding helix-turn-helix transcriptional regulator gives MEKLGEYLDRLMRQKNLTPKELARRCKVTDSYIGRVRKGASGNLTVQTMMTLAKGLGVNAHDIFTAASGIPPDDDAPIDPLLLLDHMQKLIHDRTGMAVLRQWLELSSSERQTLHDFLAYLNEQPPEAKGRPHKK, from the coding sequence ATGGAAAAACTCGGAGAGTACCTTGATCGCTTGATGCGCCAGAAAAATCTCACGCCCAAAGAGCTGGCCAGGCGGTGCAAGGTGACCGATAGCTACATCGGCAGAGTTCGCAAAGGCGCTTCCGGCAACCTCACGGTGCAGACCATGATGACGCTGGCCAAAGGGCTGGGCGTCAATGCCCACGATATCTTTACGGCGGCGTCGGGCATTCCGCCGGATGACGATGCCCCCATCGATCCGCTGCTGCTGCTGGATCATATGCAGAAGCTCATCCATGATCGCACCGGCATGGCCGTGCTGCGACAGTGGCTTGAGCTGTCGTCGAGCGAGCGACAGACGCTGCATGACTTCCTCGCCTACCTCAACGAACAGCCGCCTGAAGCCAAGGGCCGGCCACACAAGAAATGA
- a CDS encoding metallophosphoesterase, producing the protein MRTLVHLSDLHFGRVDPAIIEPLIGTINTIKPDLVAVSGDLTQRARSEQFQQARDFLDALPEPQVVVPGNHDMPLHNVFARFATPFEKYRRYIGDNLEPVYEDDEMVVMGINTARRLTIKDGRVNRRQIAEMRERLCGYSDAVMKIIVTHHPFDLPEGAAAGDRVGRALLALEALAECGADMFLAGHLHLGHTGKTAMRYPAGDRNAIVVQAGTATSTRGRGELNSFNLIRIEADNVAIERLAWQVERLAFAVATVDRFRNTPAGWERLPASP; encoded by the coding sequence ATGCGCACGCTGGTTCATCTCAGTGACCTGCACTTTGGCCGCGTTGATCCGGCGATCATCGAGCCATTGATCGGAACCATAAACACGATCAAGCCTGACCTCGTCGCCGTGTCCGGCGACCTGACGCAACGCGCGCGCAGTGAACAGTTCCAACAGGCGCGAGACTTTCTCGACGCGCTGCCGGAGCCGCAGGTCGTCGTGCCGGGCAATCACGACATGCCTTTGCATAACGTCTTCGCGCGCTTCGCCACGCCGTTCGAGAAGTACCGGCGCTATATCGGCGACAACCTGGAGCCGGTCTATGAAGATGATGAGATGGTCGTAATGGGCATCAACACGGCGCGCCGGCTGACGATCAAAGACGGGCGGGTTAATCGCCGGCAGATCGCCGAGATGCGCGAGCGCCTGTGCGGCTATAGTGACGCGGTGATGAAGATCATCGTGACGCACCATCCCTTCGATTTGCCCGAAGGCGCGGCTGCCGGCGACCGTGTCGGGCGTGCGTTGCTGGCTTTAGAAGCGCTCGCCGAATGCGGCGCGGATATGTTTCTCGCAGGCCACCTGCACCTCGGCCACACCGGCAAGACGGCCATGCGTTACCCGGCGGGTGACCGCAATGCGATTGTCGTGCAGGCAGGCACGGCGACTTCGACGCGCGGCCGCGGCGAGCTGAATAGCTTTAATCTCATTCGCATTGAAGCCGACAACGTGGCGATTGAGCGGCTGGCCTGGCAAGTCGAGCGCCTCGCCTTCGCCGTCGCCACAGTAGACCGTTTCCGCAACACCCCTGCCGGCTGGGAGCGCCTGCCGGCGTCTCCTTAG
- a CDS encoding diacylglycerol kinase family protein, with product MTMLIAEEVRQQTEMEVIVNAGSGTDDKDGVQQKLSELFAAAGVGARIRVANSGDELMRLAKQSAQGSAQTIVAGGGDGTVSAVAALLAGTDKTLGVLPLGTLNHFAKDMRIPLDIAEAVRNLATGRPVQVDVGEVNGHVFINNSSLGIYPKLVRERERKQRQGMSKWPAFLIALITVLRRYPLVGVRLVADDQELIRRTPFVFVGNNEYETSSFKMGGRSCLDAGRLSVYTAPVRGRFELLALFIKAFLGLISDRDNFDYLCTSEVWVETRRRRMRIALDGEVLRLRTPLHFRVRPGALRVLVPEEKENAGA from the coding sequence ATGACTATGCTCATTGCTGAAGAGGTTCGGCAACAGACCGAAATGGAGGTCATCGTCAACGCCGGCTCAGGCACGGACGACAAAGATGGCGTGCAGCAAAAGCTCTCCGAGTTGTTCGCGGCAGCCGGCGTCGGGGCGCGCATTCGCGTAGCAAACAGCGGCGATGAGTTAATGAGGCTGGCGAAGCAGTCGGCGCAAGGCAGCGCGCAAACCATTGTCGCCGGTGGCGGCGATGGCACCGTGAGCGCGGTGGCGGCTCTGCTTGCCGGAACCGACAAGACGCTCGGCGTTTTGCCGCTCGGCACGCTGAATCATTTCGCTAAAGACATGCGCATCCCTCTCGACATCGCCGAAGCGGTGCGCAACCTGGCCACGGGCCGCCCCGTCCAGGTAGATGTCGGCGAAGTCAACGGCCACGTCTTCATCAACAATTCGAGCCTCGGCATCTATCCGAAGCTCGTGCGCGAGCGCGAGCGCAAGCAGCGGCAGGGCATGAGCAAGTGGCCGGCTTTTCTCATCGCCTTGATTACCGTGCTGCGCCGTTACCCGCTGGTCGGCGTTCGCCTGGTGGCCGACGATCAGGAGCTCATTCGCCGTACGCCGTTCGTCTTCGTCGGCAATAACGAGTACGAAACGTCGAGCTTCAAGATGGGCGGGCGCAGTTGTTTGGACGCGGGACGGCTGAGCGTTTACACCGCGCCGGTAAGGGGGCGCTTCGAGCTGCTCGCGTTATTCATCAAAGCGTTCCTTGGTCTGATCAGCGACCGCGACAACTTTGACTATCTCTGTACATCCGAGGTCTGGGTCGAAACGCGGCGGCGGCGTATGCGTATCGCGCTTGATGGCGAAGTCCTGCGCTTGCGCACGCCGCTACATTTTCGCGTCCGACCGGGCGCTTTGCGCGTCCTCGTTCCTGAAGAAAAAGAGAACGCCGGCGCGTGA
- a CDS encoding protein kinase — translation MRLCYDCGSPIPASSDQCPRCGPKKDEPADPLVGAIFTDKYEIEAKLGTGGMCDVYRARHIRIGKAVAIKILRPEFAADPKIAERFEGEARAASLVRHPNAINIMDYGVAGRTPFLVMELVEGATVRELLKRHGAMSVERVAGIVSQACGALESAHSVGVIHRDIKPENIIISEYDGRDWVEVVDFGIAKIQEDVSRRAALTGANLIIGTPRYMSPEQAEEQTVDARSDIYSFGIVVYEMLAGTPPFSGATATRLLIAHVVEPPPPLLSQRPDIQPAVAAVVMRALEKDPARRQQSAAEFAREFAEAVASVSAPALQATQTSASGRLNAPLSEVELANAGNSATLPLAEEDEETIVRRNASKAARAARPAAAKPTAPRDNRKRVPVALIAGLAAVVIVGMLVVYFTTRKNAPNQPAGQVLPAGQPSNDRAAASNANAGAASHTGAPPPAEPAHATATSPPPTSDAETQPTAPADGGKAVNQVRDAVSRWNASLEARNLNAHMSYYAPRLHTYFLKDNVDRNAARAEVADTLARYAKLKIRTSPLAISVDPSGNHAVVTFEKNWDFQGKQPWSGAAVERVWLDRQDGRWRITGVRDLKQLR, via the coding sequence ATGAGACTCTGTTACGATTGCGGCTCGCCGATCCCGGCCTCAAGCGACCAGTGCCCGCGTTGCGGCCCGAAAAAGGATGAGCCTGCCGACCCGCTCGTTGGCGCAATCTTCACCGATAAGTACGAGATTGAAGCGAAGCTCGGAACCGGCGGCATGTGCGACGTCTATCGCGCCCGCCACATCCGTATCGGCAAAGCCGTCGCCATCAAAATCCTGCGCCCGGAGTTTGCCGCCGACCCGAAAATCGCCGAACGCTTCGAGGGCGAGGCGCGCGCCGCCAGCCTGGTGCGTCACCCGAATGCCATCAACATCATGGATTACGGCGTCGCCGGCCGCACGCCCTTTCTGGTCATGGAACTGGTCGAAGGCGCGACCGTGCGCGAGCTGTTGAAGCGTCACGGCGCGATGTCGGTCGAACGTGTCGCCGGCATCGTCAGCCAGGCCTGCGGGGCGCTCGAATCGGCCCATTCGGTCGGCGTCATTCATCGCGACATCAAGCCTGAAAATATTATCATCAGCGAATACGACGGCAGGGACTGGGTCGAGGTGGTTGACTTTGGCATCGCCAAGATTCAAGAAGATGTCAGCCGCCGCGCGGCGCTTACGGGCGCTAACCTGATCATCGGCACGCCGCGTTATATGTCGCCCGAACAGGCCGAAGAGCAGACGGTTGACGCGCGCAGCGACATCTATTCGTTCGGCATCGTCGTGTACGAAATGCTTGCCGGCACGCCGCCGTTTTCGGGCGCGACGGCGACGCGCTTGCTGATCGCCCATGTGGTCGAGCCGCCGCCGCCGCTCCTGTCGCAGCGCCCGGACATTCAGCCCGCGGTCGCGGCGGTCGTGATGCGCGCGCTTGAGAAAGACCCGGCGCGGCGGCAACAGAGCGCTGCCGAGTTCGCCCGCGAATTCGCGGAAGCCGTCGCCTCGGTCAGCGCGCCGGCCCTTCAGGCTACACAAACCAGCGCCTCCGGTCGCCTCAACGCGCCGCTTTCGGAAGTCGAGCTTGCGAACGCGGGCAATAGCGCGACGTTGCCCCTGGCGGAAGAAGACGAAGAAACGATTGTGCGGCGCAACGCTTCAAAGGCGGCCCGCGCGGCCCGCCCGGCTGCCGCAAAGCCAACCGCGCCGCGCGATAACCGCAAGCGTGTGCCGGTCGCTTTAATCGCCGGGCTGGCCGCCGTAGTGATCGTCGGGATGCTTGTGGTCTACTTTACGACTCGCAAGAACGCGCCGAATCAGCCGGCGGGCCAGGTGTTGCCGGCGGGCCAGCCGTCGAATGACCGCGCGGCAGCGAGCAATGCCAACGCCGGTGCGGCTTCACACACAGGCGCGCCGCCGCCTGCCGAACCGGCGCATGCCACCGCGACCAGCCCGCCGCCGACTTCTGATGCCGAGACTCAACCCACCGCGCCGGCAGACGGCGGCAAAGCGGTCAATCAAGTGCGCGACGCGGTCAGCCGTTGGAACGCGTCGCTCGAAGCGCGCAATCTCAACGCCCACATGTCTTACTACGCGCCACGCCTGCACACCTACTTCTTAAAGGACAATGTAGACCGCAATGCGGCGCGCGCCGAAGTGGCCGACACGCTCGCCAGATATGCAAAGCTCAAGATTCGCACCAGCCCGCTGGCCATCAGCGTTGATCCGTCGGGCAATCATGCGGTGGTGACCTTTGAGAAGAACTGGGACTTTCAAGGCAAACAGCCGTGGTCGGGCGCGGCGGTCGAGCGCGTGTGGCTCGACCGCCAGGATGGCCGCTGGCGCATCACCGGCGTGCGTGACTTGAAACAGCTTCGCTGA
- a CDS encoding nucleoside hydrolase: protein MIGRKRWLYALACLCLVLCPVSGPAQTTKAKIILDTDIGDDIDDAWAMGFVISYAGFAPLGITVTHGNTPARAKIACKLLRVTRRDDIPVFVGRQTNDKVFPQYSWAEDFMAKRPEKKSAADFIVETVKRYPGEVTLLAVGPLQNIADALRKEPNLGRYVKRVVLMSGCVYGTSYSPGKPIREWNVYQATADAQLVYGAGLPLTIVPLDSTTHVQLSDAERQRIADYHSPLTYALECLYRLWLSGPQQRMTLHDQLAVAETASPAAFFGKQESLPLVVDDEGYTRIDRERGKPVTVCLEPRRDAFMKYYLDELTGQRLGQ from the coding sequence ATGATCGGTCGAAAGCGATGGCTCTATGCCCTGGCCTGCCTTTGTCTCGTCTTATGCCCGGTCAGCGGCCCGGCGCAGACTACTAAAGCGAAGATCATCCTCGACACGGATATCGGCGATGACATTGACGACGCCTGGGCGATGGGCTTTGTCATCTCGTACGCGGGCTTTGCGCCGCTCGGCATCACGGTCACGCACGGCAACACCCCGGCGCGGGCAAAGATTGCCTGCAAGCTGCTGCGCGTCACGCGCCGCGATGACATCCCGGTCTTCGTCGGGCGACAGACGAACGATAAGGTCTTCCCGCAATACTCGTGGGCCGAAGATTTCATGGCGAAACGACCGGAGAAGAAATCTGCCGCCGACTTCATCGTCGAAACCGTCAAACGTTACCCCGGCGAAGTGACGCTGCTGGCCGTCGGCCCTTTGCAGAACATCGCCGACGCCCTGCGCAAAGAGCCGAACCTGGGCCGTTACGTCAAGCGCGTCGTCCTGATGAGCGGCTGCGTCTATGGCACCTCGTACAGTCCCGGCAAGCCCATCCGCGAATGGAACGTCTATCAAGCGACCGCCGACGCGCAACTGGTCTACGGCGCGGGACTGCCGCTGACTATCGTGCCACTCGATTCGACGACACATGTCCAGTTGAGCGACGCCGAGCGCCAGCGCATCGCGGACTATCATTCGCCGCTCACCTACGCGCTCGAATGTTTGTACCGCCTCTGGCTCAGCGGCCCGCAGCAGCGCATGACGCTGCACGATCAGCTTGCCGTCGCCGAGACTGCGAGTCCCGCCGCCTTCTTCGGCAAGCAAGAGAGCCTGCCGCTGGTCGTTGACGATGAGGGCTACACGCGCATAGACCGCGAGCGCGGCAAGCCGGTCACGGTCTGCCTGGAGCCCAGGCGTGATGCGTTTATGAAGTATTACCTGGACGAGCTGACCGGCCAGCGGCTGGGACAGTAG
- a CDS encoding glycoside hydrolase family 9 protein, producing the protein MILRIFVPYSFAAGLDASAFIRINQMGYGVTDAKIAVAMAAAPLAGPFTAVDAATHQVAFKGTSRPLTGRWGAFNHFVELDFSALRKPGRYFLQVGAAQSPAFSIAADLYAELPGQLLEFMRQQRCGYNPWLDTVCHPFDGRAAFGPLPAGTYLNATGGWHDAGDMLKYLLTASNATAQMLLAYRLRQESRPGKSKSRAPRFDDRFNERGQAGANGIPDILDEARWGLDWMLKLHPASDQLYHQVADDRDHIGWRLPQAETANYGWGPGGYRVVYFADGKPQGLAKYQSESTGIANLAGRYAAAMALGYQVWRNDARLSPYASRLLRAGIEVYALGKAREGVQQGNSYLAPYRYEETTWADDMEWGGAEMYRATGDRQYLSDAKRYADLAAAESWMGQEQTRHYQYYPFMNIGHFRLYALADGPLRKRLAGYYREGIARCLSAAEENPYQVGVPFIWCSNNLAVALATQCLLYERMTGDASSRVFASKQRDWLLGRNPWGVSMFTEIPAGGVYPKDVHLITTSLLKRPVRGGLVDGPVYRRIFQSLRGVSITEPDPFAAFQDERAVYHDDIKDYSTNEPTMDGTASAILLWALWAAM; encoded by the coding sequence GTGATTCTTCGTATCTTCGTGCCTTATTCGTTCGCCGCCGGCCTTGATGCGTCAGCCTTCATTCGCATCAACCAGATGGGCTACGGCGTGACGGACGCAAAGATCGCGGTGGCGATGGCCGCCGCGCCGCTCGCAGGGCCATTCACTGCCGTAGATGCCGCGACGCATCAGGTGGCGTTCAAGGGAACGAGCCGACCGCTAACGGGCCGCTGGGGAGCATTCAATCATTTTGTCGAGCTGGATTTTTCGGCGTTGCGCAAGCCGGGCCGTTACTTCTTGCAAGTCGGCGCGGCGCAATCGCCGGCCTTCAGCATCGCCGCCGACCTCTACGCCGAACTGCCCGGCCAGTTGCTAGAGTTCATGCGCCAGCAGCGCTGCGGCTATAACCCCTGGCTCGATACCGTCTGTCACCCCTTTGATGGCCGCGCGGCGTTCGGCCCATTGCCCGCCGGCACCTATCTCAACGCTACAGGCGGCTGGCATGACGCCGGCGACATGCTCAAGTACTTGCTTACGGCAAGCAACGCCACGGCGCAGATGCTGCTGGCTTATCGCCTACGGCAAGAGTCACGGCCCGGCAAAAGTAAGAGCCGCGCGCCGCGCTTCGACGACCGTTTCAATGAGCGCGGGCAGGCGGGCGCAAATGGCATCCCCGACATTTTGGACGAGGCGCGCTGGGGACTCGACTGGATGCTCAAGCTGCACCCGGCGAGCGATCAGCTTTACCACCAGGTCGCCGACGACCGCGACCACATCGGCTGGCGATTGCCGCAAGCCGAAACGGCCAACTATGGCTGGGGGCCGGGCGGCTATCGCGTCGTCTACTTCGCGGACGGCAAGCCGCAAGGGCTGGCGAAGTACCAGAGCGAATCAACAGGCATCGCCAACCTCGCGGGTCGCTACGCGGCAGCGATGGCGTTGGGGTATCAGGTCTGGCGCAACGACGCGCGCCTGAGCCCTTATGCCAGCCGTCTGCTGCGCGCCGGCATCGAAGTCTATGCGCTCGGCAAAGCTCGCGAAGGCGTGCAGCAGGGCAACTCGTATCTGGCGCCTTACCGCTACGAGGAGACCACCTGGGCCGACGACATGGAATGGGGCGGCGCGGAAATGTATCGCGCCACAGGCGACCGGCAATACCTGAGCGATGCAAAGCGTTATGCCGATCTCGCGGCTGCCGAATCCTGGATGGGACAGGAGCAGACACGGCACTATCAGTATTATCCGTTCATGAACATCGGTCACTTCCGGCTCTACGCGCTGGCAGATGGGCCGCTGCGCAAGCGGCTGGCCGGCTATTACCGTGAAGGCATCGCGCGCTGCCTGAGCGCCGCCGAGGAGAATCCTTATCAAGTCGGCGTGCCGTTCATCTGGTGCTCGAATAATCTCGCGGTCGCGCTCGCCACTCAGTGTCTGCTCTATGAGCGGATGACCGGCGACGCAAGCAGCCGCGTCTTTGCGAGCAAGCAGCGCGATTGGTTGCTGGGCCGCAACCCGTGGGGCGTTTCGATGTTTACCGAAATCCCTGCCGGCGGCGTCTACCCGAAAGATGTTCACCTGATAACGACTTCGCTGCTCAAACGCCCGGTGCGCGGCGGACTGGTAGACGGGCCGGTCTATCGCCGAATCTTCCAGAGCCTGCGCGGCGTCAGCATCACCGAGCCTGATCCCTTTGCGGCATTTCAAGACGAGCGGGCGGTCTATCATGACGACATAAAGGATTATTCAACCAACGAGCCGACGATGGACGGCACCGCCTCGGCGATCTTGCTATGGGCATTGTGGGCAGCGATGTGA